In the Raineyella fluvialis genome, GGTCGAGATGCTGAGGGCGGTCGCTCCGCTGAGCGCGCCGTCCTTGGCGGCGACCGCCCCGGTGAGATAGGTCGAGAAGACGAAGGTGACGATCACCGAGTGGAACGCCGACGACCCCCAGTCGTACGACACCCAGGACCAGATCCTGGCCCGCCGCCCGAAGCGTTCGTGGAGGGAACGGCGCCCGTGGCCCGCCGCGATCCTGGTGTCACTGCCGGCCATACCACAGCCCCCGCTCGCTCAGGACGTCCTTGAGGACGTCGATCCGATCACTCACCAGTCCGTCGACGCCGAGGTCGATGAGCTCACCCATCTCACCCGGGTCATCGATGGTCCACACGTGCACCTTCTTGCCCGCGGCATGCGCGGTATCCACCAGCGCGCGGGTGACCACGCGGAACTGGTCACCGCGGACGTCGTCCCCGGCCAGGGCACCGACCATGGCGCGCGGTCCTCCGGAGGCGAGCGCCAGCGGCAAGGAAGCCCAGTGCGGGAGCTGCAGGACGTTGCCGGGCGCCGCCACCAGCCGGGGGAGGACCGGCACGATGCGCGTCCAGGCGATGCCCGCGGGACTGACCGCTGTCGAGAGCTGCTCCCCGGCGAGGCGGCGGAAGTCGCGCAGCCGTCGGCTCGAGAAGGAGGCGACGTTGACCCGTCGCTGGGCCCGGTGCCGGTTGATCACCTCGAGCAGGGGCCGGACCGCGGCGTCCGTCTTGAGGTCGATGTTGAAGAAGGTCTCGGGGAAGGCTTCGAGGACCTCGTCGAGGGTCGGGATCGGGTCGGTGCCGCCGATCCGCGCGTGCGTCACCGCACCGTGGTCCAGGTCGGCGATGAGCCCGGTGCCGTCAGTCACCCGGTCGAGACGGTCGTCGTGGAACGCCAGCAGGACCCCGTCCCGCGTCACGTGGACATCGGTCTCGACATGCGTGTAGCCGAGGGCCACGGCCTGTCCGAACGCATGGAGGCTGTTCTCCCGCCCGACGTTGGGGGCGTACGTGGATCCTCCACGGTGCGCCAGGGCCACGAACGGCGGGGCGAAGAAGGGCAGGTCGGTGACGGACATGGTGCCATTCCAGCAGAGGGAGGTGACCAGAGGGTGACAGTGGCGCCGTCAGCGGACGCGCTCGGCGGAGAAGCACCGGGTCGGGGCGACGAACTCGTCCTGGGCGGCGACGAGCGCCAGCTCGCGACGACCCAGCGCGACAGTCCTGTGCAGCAGGCCGAACATCGAGGCGGCCGTGAGCTCCACGGCGGATCGAGGCGACCCCGTCCGCAGCAGGTGAGCGAGGAAGAGCGCCGCCGTCACGTCCCCGGCACCGGCGAAGGAGGCCGGCAGCCTGGGGGTGGTGACGAGGTGGGCGCCGGAGTCGTCGACGGCGAGCATCTGGACGCTGGACGGATCGGTCCGGGTGCTCAC is a window encoding:
- a CDS encoding glycerophosphodiester phosphodiesterase family protein — encoded protein: MSVTDLPFFAPPFVALAHRGGSTYAPNVGRENSLHAFGQAVALGYTHVETDVHVTRDGVLLAFHDDRLDRVTDGTGLIADLDHGAVTHARIGGTDPIPTLDEVLEAFPETFFNIDLKTDAAVRPLLEVINRHRAQRRVNVASFSSRRLRDFRRLAGEQLSTAVSPAGIAWTRIVPVLPRLVAAPGNVLQLPHWASLPLALASGGPRAMVGALAGDDVRGDQFRVVTRALVDTAHAAGKKVHVWTIDDPGEMGELIDLGVDGLVSDRIDVLKDVLSERGLWYGRQ